The region GCGATTAAAATCAAAAAAATACTTTATCCAGGTGGGGGTTTTTACCGACATTGAAAATGGTGACGCCTTATCCCAAAGACTGCTGTCAATCGATAGAGAGCCTGTTGTTGTAGAATATATTCGAGAGGATTATACGTTTTATGGTATTCAGGTCATCGGCGGCAATGAGTTTGTCTTGGCAAAAAATGCGGAGCAGGAACTAATTAAGGCCGGTTTTCAAGAGACTCTAGTACTCAGTAGATAATTTAAAAATTGAGCATACAAGGTATTTAAGCATGGTATCGTTTCACATTAAGAGAAAGATAGTGGCATCATGCACTGTTTTTTTATTTGTTCTGGGTTTTGTTGCAGTGGTCTCTGCCGAAGCGAGTTTGCCTATTGACTCAATAAAAATGACAGTAGAAAGAATAATCCAGGTTGTAACTGATCAGGCTCTAAAAGGTGAGGAAAACTCAGAAAAGCGTAAGAACACGATACTGCAGTTGGTGGATCAGCGTTTCAATTTCCAACTGATGTCGAGACTGGCACTCGGCGATAACTGGGACAGTCTGACAGTGGAGGAGCAGGCAGGTTTTGTTGTCTTGTTCTCTGATCTTTTAAAGAAAACCTATATCAGAAGGATTGAGTCGTATTCCGATGAGAAAGTCGTTTTTTCAAAAGAGAATGTCAAAGATAATTTGGCGTTGGTCTATAGTCAATTTGTGAAGGATACGAGTGAAATTTCGATAATTTATAAATTGAAAAAAGAAGGCGACGAGTGGCTGGTTTTTGATGTTGTAATCGAGGGCGCCAGCGTTATAAAACAGTACAGACGCCAATTTTCAGAAATAATTACTGCCGAAAAATTTGACGGTTTGATGTTACGTCTTCAAGAAAAAATTAAATTGTCAAACGCTTCACACTGAAATTTCCTCCTTATGGTTTATCCCTGCCTGAAATTGTTCCCTTCGTGTTTTTTCGTTCTCGATTAATCCTTTAT is a window of Desulfobulbaceae bacterium DNA encoding:
- a CDS encoding ABC transporter substrate-binding protein; this translates as MTVERIIQVVTDQALKGEENSEKRKNTILQLVDQRFNFQLMSRLALGDNWDSLTVEEQAGFVVLFSDLLKKTYIRRIESYSDEKVVFSKENVKDNLALVYSQFVKDTSEISIIYKLKKEGDEWLVFDVVIEGASVIKQYRRQFSEIITAEKFDGLMLRLQEKIKLSNASH